A section of the Triticum dicoccoides isolate Atlit2015 ecotype Zavitan chromosome 7A, WEW_v2.0, whole genome shotgun sequence genome encodes:
- the LOC119330788 gene encoding glycosyltransferase family 92 protein Os08g0121900-like: MQLYARRRHAVARCRLLIAAAAVAMSLAAVLCFSRVDPAGLLAAPARALQLVQPRRLHVRLGAVKGTTATATPAAGRKSRSPPLETEAVLLPDWEVLVLLRPGAQDDVGGNTTCAFGRGASSLARTLGRLPASGRRAYLCVVPVPARRQRRLRAPRLVISSSSSSSKVSTATSGGKSPEILRWSSRLVYESAVVHGGDVLVFGKGVNPRQGVNRAASDIRCVYYRRGGAGAGDAVVASLPAATSAQQVFRCPPPPSTAASQELRVTLAAAGEDPLPSLAVYSPPRSGSSSTPAPERKLICACTMVRDVAKFLPEWVVYHAAIGVDRFYLYDNGSEDDLADQVHQLNSAGYNITTVTWPWAKAQEAGFSHGAAALRDWCEWVAFVDVDEFIFSPRWNQSEAPTESMLRSIVSSVEPDVGRVSMRCADFGPSGHSANPKEGVTQGYTCRRRAEERHKSLLRLDAADDTLLNLIHHFTLRPGFRVEWSKRVRVNHYKYQAWEEFKVKFRRRVSTYVADWTDPVNLQSKDRTPGLGFEAVEPVGWTKKFCEVNDTLLHDATRRWFGVGFGNNLTTVGHIISSS; this comes from the coding sequence ATGCAGCTGTACGCGCGCCGGCGGCACGCCGTGGCGCGGTGCCGCCTGCTGATCGCCGCCGCGGCCGTCGCCATGTCGCTCGCCGCGGTCCTCTGCTTCAGCCGCGTCGACCCCGCCGGCCTGCTCGCCGCGCCCGCGCGCGCGCTCCAGCTCGTCCAGCCCCGCCGGCTGCACGTCCGCCTCGGCGCCGTCAAAGGGACTACTGCGACCGCCACGCCCGCAGCCGGCCGGAAGTCGCGGTCGCCGCCGTTGGAGACTGAGGCCGTGCTGCTGCCGGACTGGGAGGTGCTCGTCTTGCTCCGCCCCGGCGCCCAGGACGACGTTGGAGGGAACACGACGTGCGCGTTCGGCCGCGGCGCGTCGTCCCTGGCGCGCACGCTCGGGAGGCTGCCGGCGTCCGGACGCCGCGCGTACCTCTGCGTCGTGCCCGTGCCGGCGCGCAGGCAGAGGCGGCTCCGCGCGCCACGGCTCGTgatctcgtcgtcgtcgtcgtcgtcgaaggTTAGTACCGCCACCAGTGGTGGCAAATCCCCCGAGATTCTGAGGTGGAGCAGCCGGCTGGTGTACGAGTCCGCGGTGGTCCACGGCGGCGACGTGCTCGTCTTCGGCAAGGGAGTCAACCCGCGGCAAGGCGTGAACCGCGCGGCCTCTGATATCCGGTGCGTGTACTACCGCCGCGGGGGTGCCGGCGCCGGTGACGCCGTCGTGGCCTCGCTCCCCGCGGCCACGTCGGCGCAGCAGGTCTTCCGGTGCCCGCCTCCGCCGTCGACCGCCGCATCGCAGGAGCTCCGCGTcacgctcgccgccgccggcgaggaTCCCCTCCCGTCCCTGGCCGTCTACAGCCCGCCGCGCTCTGGCTCGTCATCGACGCCGGCGCCGGAGAGGAAGCTGATCTGCGCCTGCACCATGGTCCGCGACGTGGCCAAGTTCCTGCCGGAGTGGGTGGTGTACCACGCGGCCATAGGCGTGGACCGGTTCTACCTCTACGACAACGGGAGCGAGGACGACCTGGCAGACCAGGTCCACCAGCTCAACTCAGCCGGGTACAACATCACCACCGTGACATGGCCGTGGGCCAAGGCCCAGGAGGCCGGGTTCTCCCACGGCGCCGCAGCGCTCCGAGATTGGTGCGAGTGGGTGGCCTTCGTCGACGTCGACGAGTTCATCTTCTCCCCGAGATGGAACCAGTCGGAGGCCCCCACCGAATCCATGCTCCGGTCGATCGTATCATCGGTCGAGCCGGACGTGGGCCGGGTGTCGATGAGGTGCGCCGATTTTGGACCTTCCGGTCATAGCGCGAACCCGAAAGAAGGGGTCACCCAAGGCTACACGTGCCGGAGGCGAGCCGAGGAGCGGCACAAGTCGTTGCTCCGGCTCGACGCGGCGGACGACACGCTGCTCAACTTGATCCATCACTTCACGCTCCGGCCCGGGTTCCGGGTCGAGTGGAGCAAGCGGGTCCGCGTGAACCACTACAAGTACCAAGCTTGGGaggagttcaaggtcaagttcaggCGCCGGGTGTCGACGTACGTGGCGGACTGGACCGACCCGGTGAACCTTCAGTCCAAGGACCGGACCCCCGGCCTGGGTTTCGAGGCGGTGGAGCCGGTCGGTTGGACGAAGAAGTTTTGCGAGGTGAATGATACTCTGCTCCACGACGCGACCCGAAGATGGTTTGGCGTTGGGTTCGGGAACAATCTCACTACTGTAGGACACATCATAAGCTCATCGTAG